From the genome of Phyllostomus discolor isolate MPI-MPIP mPhyDis1 chromosome 12, mPhyDis1.pri.v3, whole genome shotgun sequence, one region includes:
- the LOC114488218 gene encoding actin-like protein 7A translates to MALDGTWAPQAAVMGDGPDKKKGEQAPVNTQALQTASLKEGPAKRAVWVRHTFSKPEEPTQSAEVKEKPKVKVTKAVVMDLGTGYCKCGFAGLPKPSHKISSTVGKPYMETAKTGDNRKETFVGQELLNPEVHLKLINPLRHGIIVDWDSVQAIWEYLFQQEMKIAPEEHAVLVSDPPLSPHTNRERYAEMLFETFHTPAMHIAYQSRLSMYSYGRTSGLVVEVGHGVSYVVPIYEGYPLPSITGRLDYAGSDLTAYLMDLMNNHGKHFTEDQVGIVEDIKKTCCFVALDPIEEKKVPATVHTTQYTLPDGQQISLGQERFLCSEMFFKPSLIKSMQLGLHTQTVSCLNKCDIALKRDLMGNILLCGGSTLLSGFPNRLQKELSNLCPNDSPQVNVLPGRDTAVWTGGSILASLQGFQALWVHRFEYEEHGPFFLYRKCF, encoded by the coding sequence ATGGCCCTGGATGGCACGTGGGCCCCGCAGGCAGCAGTCATGGGGGATGGGCCTGACAAGAAAAAGGGCGAACAGGCCCCCGTGAACACCCAGGCCCTGCAGACTGCCTCCCTGAAGGAAGGCCCCGCCAAGAGGGCAGTATGGGTCCGCCACACCTTTTCCAAGCCAGAAGAACCCACTCAGTCGGCAGAAGTCAAGGAGAAGCCCAAGGTAAAGGTGACCAAGGCCGTGGTCATGGACCTTGGCACTGGCTACTGTAAATGTGGCTTCGCCGGGCTGCCAAAGCCCAGCCACAAGATCTCGTCAACTGTGGGCAAGCCCTACATGGAGACCGCCAAAACGGGGGACAACCGCAAAGAGACATTCGTGGGGCAGGAGCTCCTCAATCCAGAGGTTCATCTCAAGCTAATCAACCCTCTGCGGCACGGCATCATCGTGGACTGGGATTCTGTGCAGGCGATCTGGGAATATCTCTTCCAGCAAGAGATGAAGATCGCCCCGGAGGAGCATGCGGTCTTGGTTTCGGACCCGCCCCTGAGCCCGCACACCAACAGAGAGCGGTACGCTGAAATGCTGTTTGAGACCTTCCACACGCCTGCGATGCACATCGCCTACCAGTCCCGCCTGTCCATGTACTCCTACGGCAGGACCTCCGGCCTGGTCGTGGAGGTCGGCCACGGCGTGTCCTATGTGGTCCCCATCTACGAAGGCTATCCTTTGCCCAGCATCACGGGACGGCTGGACTATGCGGGCTCTGACCTGACAGCCTACTTGATGGACCTGATGAACAATCATGGAAAGCACTTCACCGAGGACCAGGTGGGCATCGTGGAGGACATCAAGAAGACATGCTGCTTCGTGGCCCTGGACCCCATCGAAGAGAAGAAAGTCCCAGCTACTGTGCACACGACCCAGTACACTCTGCCGGACGGGCAGCAGATCAGCCTGGGCCAGGAGAGGTTCCTCTGCTCGGAGATGTTCTTCAAGCCGTCTCTGATCAAGTCCATGCAGCTGGGCCTCCACACCCAGACGGTGTCCTGCCTCAACAAGTGCGACATCGCCCTCAAACGGGACCTCATGGGGAACATCCTGCTCTGCGGGGGCAGCACCCTGCTCAGTGGTTTCCCCAACCGTCTGCAGAAGGAGCTGAGCAACTTGTGCCCCAATGACAGCCCCCAGGTCAACGTGCTGCCTGGAAGAGACACTGCGGTGTGGACAGGTGGCTCCATCCTGGCATCGCTCCAGGGCTTCCAGGCACTGTGGGTCCACCGCTTTGAGTACGAGGAGCACGGGCCTTTCTTCCTCTACAGGAAGTGCTTCTAA